The window TTCTCTTCGGCGCGCAGCACCCATACGTCCTTGACCAGGCCCAGCGTGTCGACGGTGTAGTGCGCCATGAAACGCTGGCCGATCAGTGCCCCGGACACCTGCACGAGGTTGTTGGTGTCGCGCAGCCTGGCCCCGGGCGCGAGCCGAGCCGGCTTGCCGTTGAGCAGCACGTCGGGGGGATTCACCATCGCGATCTCACCGCGCAGCGCGTTGTAGGGGAAGTTGCGCTGCACCTGGGCAGACGCGGCGAACGGGGCACTCAGAGCGAGCACGAGCAGGGCACAGCGGTACATGGTGTGGATCCAGTGGCTGCAGAGGGGGAAGCTCGAAATTGTAGTGACCCGCAGAGCCTGTCGGACTTGTTCGAAAACGTACCGGCGGTGACTTTCGCGGATGCCAGATCCGTCACGAACGCTGGCAGGTTTCGGGAGGTTTGAACGACCCTGGCCGCATGCCGCCTCATGGCGCGGAAGTTGCCTTGCCCCTTCGATTCTCAAGTGCCGGAGCGCGGAATGTCATCGAACCCTGGTCGGATCCTGGCGTCGTGGATGCGCTTGCTGGCCTTGGTGGGGATGGGGGCGTCGCTGTCCGGCTGCGGCGCGCTGGCGATCACCGCACTCGGCGTCGGCGCCTCGGCCGGCGTCTCGCACACGGCGAGCGGCACGAGCTACCGCACGTTCACGGCCAGCGCCACGCAGGTGAAGGCGGCCTCGCTCGCGGCCCTGAGCAAGATGGGCGTCACCGTCGAAGGCATCGCCAAGACCGAGAGTGGTGAACTGATCAAGGGCAACTCTGCGGATCGCAGCATCGAGGTCGAACTCGAGGCGATGAGCAAGTCCACGACGCAGATGCGCGCTTCGGCGAAGCGCAACCTGTTCGTTCACGATGCCGCCACGGCGAAGGAGATCGTCGAGCAGACCGAGCGCGCCATGGCGGCGGCCGACAAGCGTGCCAAGGCCGCGACCACCAGCTACCTGGTCAGGGCTTCGGGCTCACTGTGATCCGGAGCATTTGCCCGGGACCTTGACGGCGGATGTCAGGAGGCCACGGCCTCGCGCAGCCGGATCGCCTGGTGACCGATGTCGAGCGCATGCCGCAGCGCCGCGGCCGGCGCCTCGAAGCGGTGGCCGCCGGAGACCCGGTCGCTGCTGAACACCACTTCGGGCGGTTGGTCAGCACCGCGCACGCGATGCACCTCGACCGCGGCCGTGTAGCCGCCGCGGGCGGCGTCCAGGGCGCCGGCGTAGATGCGGAAATCGCCGACCTCACGTTCTTGCAGGTTCATCCAGAGCTCCTTTTCGGCGGCGGTCGCCAAAGTTGAATCGAAGCATCGGTGATTCGCCGGCAGCGAACCATCCCTCACTGGCGTCCGCCCCGAATGGGGGAGGTCGAGCTGTTCAGCCACGGACATGTTTGGCAAGCAGATAGATGGCGACCGTGCCGGCGAACAGCACCACGGATAGCGCACGCCAGGCATTGAACGCACCGGTCCTGTGGTGACGCGACGGTGGGGCCCGGCGTTGTCGATGCGCATGGTCATCTTCGCCATGCAGCAGCGAATAGGACGTGGAGGTCTTGAACTCGCTCGGCCGGTCGTCGGTCCGCTCGCGGTCCCAGTTGAAGGCTTGAGTGTCGTGGCGCATGCGCGCAGTGTCTGCCTGCACCCAGCCGTGCTGAATCCCGCGCTCGCGGGCCCCGCAGATGCGGGTGGACCGACGCCACGCCGCAAACGAGAAGCCCCGCACGGGGCGGGGCTCGGGTGTCTTGGTGGCGCTTCAGGGATTCGAACCCCGGACCTGCGGATTATGATTCCCGCGCCAGACTCACTGGCGCGCAGTTTGGCACTGAAGAACACGCGGCGCAAGGGGCGGATTGCACGGACTGCGTTCCGAAGAAACCTGTGTACGCTTTTGCTGCAGCGGTATTTTCAGGCGCTTGGAGTCGCCCGTCGGCCATTCCCTAAGGGTGAGCAATGCTCGATCAGAACGCAGATGCGGGGGCGTTGGCAGAAGCTGTTCAGACGCCGACACACGATGCATGCGAGCTCGTGTTTGGGTTGGTAGGTCCGACGGGAGTCGACCTATCAAAAGTTTGCACATCTCTGGACACTCAACTTAAAGGCGTTGGGTATAAGACCGAGATCGTGACGCTCAGTGAACTCATTCTTCCGTTTAGGGCGAAGGCGACCGCATTTAAGGATGAGTACGAGCGTATAGATAACTTAATGACAGAGGGAACGGCACTTAGGAGAGAGACGGATCAAGCTGATGTAGTTGCGAGATTAGGCTTGGCCAAGATCCGTGCGATCAGAACTCAGATGACCGGGTCGCCCCATCGAGTACCTGGACACGGAGTGGCCTACATCGTTCGATCTTTTAAGCGCCCTGAAGAGGTAGAGTTATATAGGAACGTGTACGGCAAGGCGTTTACGTTGATATCTGTCTACGCGCCAAGAGAGTCTAGGAAAAGAAATCTTGCAAGAAAACTGCAGGGGGTTATAGCAGAGCAAGGCTCCAGCCCCGAGGAACTTGCGGTTCGATTAATCACGCGCGACTTCACTGAAGATGGGAAACTTGGTCAAAAAGTAAGTGCAACGTTCCCGCTTGCTGATTTTTTTGTGACGAGTGAATCAAGGACTCAGCTTGATGCTGCGCTAAAGCGACTGGTGCGATTGACGTTTGGCGATCCCTATATTTCTCCGAGTCGTGATGAGCAAGGAATGTTTTTTGCACAAGCAGCGGCGCTTAGATCGCTCGATCTTTCGAGGCAGGTAGGCGCAGCAATAGTTTCTCAAGATGGCGATATCGTCACGACTGGTTGTAACGAAGTTCCAAAATTTGGTGGTGGGCTTTATTGGGAGGGCGATGATGGAGTCACCAGAGATTTCGAGCAAGGATTCGATTCGAACGCCACGATAAAAAAAGAACTCGTGCAAGATGCAGTGCAGAGAATGCGTGGAAACGGATGGTTGAGTGGCACGCTAAAGAAATTATCCGACGAAGAATTGGCGAACCAGTCACTTTATGGGGACGAAGCGTTTTTCCGTGACTCGAAGCTCTTTGACGTTATCGAATTCGGGCGCTCGGTTCATGCGGAAATGGCCGCGATTACGCAGGCTGCGAGAGCAGGTGTGCCGCTTGCAGGGACGCGATTGCTATGTACAACTTTCCCATGTCATATTTGCGCTCGCCACATCGTTGCGAGTGGAATAGGGGAAGTCGTATTTATCGAGCCTTATGAGAAGAGTCGTACCGACCAACTCTTTGGCGATTCGATCAGCGTTGAGCCTCATGACCCTTCACCGAAGCGGGCAAACTTTCGATCTTTTGTTGGAGTCGCGCCAAGAAGATATATGGATTATTTTTCGCTTGGTTGTGATCGAAAAACAAAAGAAGGCCGAATTCTTGGGCCAAATGCTATCGCCTCGAACCCAAGAATTAAGAGATTCGTGCTGACATATTTGGTTGTTGAGACTAAAATGATTGACGACACAAAGCGCCCATCGCTTCAATTGCCACTCGCCGAAGAGGGAACGTCATGATTAACAATGCTGACGAGCAATTCTTGAAGCAATTTGACGACTCTCGAAAAACGGTAGAGGGATGGCCGCAATGGATGCGAGAGTCGGCGCGTGTAGTGACGGTTACTCTGCCCTGCGTACCCGAGCCACAATGCGTCGCCCCCACCAAGTCAATTGAAGATCCGTCGAAAGATGGCCTCATTTGATTGATTTCAGGTGAGCAATGATTGACGGATAGAACATCCGTCGCTATGCCGCTGGCCGGTCATCCTCGATCTGGCACAGTTCCTTGATCGTCATGCCGTACCGCGCCGCATCGCGGCCGTGATCGCCGCGCCAGCCCTTGACGCGATCTGCTGCTGAGTCTCGCGACTTGCCGGCTGGTGCAGCGTGAAGTTGTTGGTGACAACGACGCTCTGCTCCTTCGTACCGGCGGACTGCACCTTGCCCGACTGATTGCCCATCATCAGGAACTGCTGGCCGCCCACGTCAAGGACCTCAGGGCGCCGCTCGTTAACGCGGTACATCTTGCCGGCTGACACTGGGCCGCCGATCGCACGACCGCCTCCGAAGAAGCTTCCGACGGCGCTGAGGATCGATCCCCACCCGCCTTCACCTGAGTTCTTGAAGAACCCTTCAGCGGCATCGGCGAAGGGCTCAGTGATCCCCTTGCGGACCGCCAGCCGCAACAGATCCTGTTCCACGCCCTTGAGGATGTCGCGAAGGCCCTTGCCGCCGACGATCGCGTCTTCGAAGGCCGATGAGAATGTCAGGCCCAGCTCCTTGGCCGCGTCGCCCGCCTTCTCGGCTTCGGCCGCCACCTTCTCGGCTGCGCCACGATCGTCGATGAGGCCTTGCCGCTCGCGAAGCAGGGCGATCTCCTTCTGCAGCGATTCGATGACGACCTTGCTGGCTCCGACGGACTGCAGTTGTGCGAGCGTTTCCTCTTTGATCGCGATGGCCGAGCTGATGCGGGCCTTCTCGATCGCGACGCGCTGACCGATCGAAGCACCGATCAGGGCGATCTCGTCCTTGAGCGCCTGGTTCTGCTCGATCATCTGGGCCACGCTCGCGACCGCGGCCTCATCTGCCCGCTGTTGAACCCGTGAAGCCTCTTCGCGAGCCTGTGCCGCGTCCTCCAGGGCCTTCGTCCAATCGCGCGCCAGGTCGACTTGTTGAGCCGTCGACAGCAGGGCCTCGCGCAGGGCAGGCGACACCTTGCCCAACCGATCCATCTGCAGATCCCTCAGCGTCTGCTCTGAAATGGTCAGGTTCTGGGTGGCCTCAAGCTGCTTTTGGAGGCTCTCCAGGTAGCGCTTGGCCTCGGCCTGCGGGTCGGCCTTGCTTCCGGTGGAGCGAGGCGGCTTGTCGGGGATCTTTAGCGAGGGCGCGGCGGACGGGGCCAGGCGGCGCGAGAGCGCATCGCTGGTGTCACCAACACCCTGAAGCGCTTGGCGCTGCTGCAGTTCACTGAGGAAATCGATCTGCTTGCGCGCGTTCCTGATGGCGTCGTCGATGGCTCGGGTGTCGGAGCCCGCACGCACGTAACGCTGCCGGTCTCCCTCCAGGCCGGCCAGTTCTTCGCGCAAGGACTTGAGGTTGCCGGCCTGCGTCTTGAACGGGTTGATCGTGCCGAAGGTGATGATGGCGTCGAGCAGACCGTCGGCGTGCTTCATGCCCACCAGGAACTCGTCCGCCAAGTTGCTGACGGTCGGGATCAGGCTCGAAGCGAGGATGCGAGCCGCGTCCTCCGCGTTGGCCTTGATCTGGAAGATCTTCTTGTTGAAGTCTTCGGCCTTGAGCGCTGCCGCCGTGGTCGTGGTGGCGACAAGCTCGGTCTTCTCGGCCAGGTCGTTGAGCAGCGGCGCCGCCTCGCGGACGCTCTTCCCAAACAGCACCTGAATCGCACGGGCCCGACTGCCGTCATCAGCGACCTTGGCCAGGGCGACCGCGGTTTGTCGCAGGGCTTCGGCGGGATCGATCTTCCGCAGCTCCTCTGCATTCAGGCCCAGCGCCTTGAGGATTCGGGCGGCTTCGGCGGAGTCGTCATCGGTCTTGCTCAGCACCTGGTTGAACTTCACCAGCGTAGACGACATGCTTTCGAAGCCACCCCCGGTCTCGCGGGCGATGCGGTCCAGGGCGCTGATGTTCTCGATGCTGGCGCCTGTGGCGTCCTTGAGATCGTTGAAGGCATCTTGGGCGTTGATGGAGCGCTTGATGATGGCGGCGACCGCAGCACCGGCAGCGACACTCAGCGTGGCGAGATAGGCCCCGTAGCGGGTCGCTGAGGCCCGCGCGGAGTTGTAGGCCGCCTCGGACTTCACCAGGGCTTCGGCTTGCGCCTTGCTGGCGGCGACAGAGCGAAGGGCGGCTTCAGCGGCCACAAGCTGGGAGCGGCTGGCGCCTCTCTGCGCGAGTTCGAACAGCTTCGCATCCACAGTCGACTTGTTGACCGTAGCGGCCTGCATCTGAAGTCGAGCGACCGTTGCATCGATCGAGCGGCGGGCGCTGGCACTGGCGGTGCCGATCTTGTCGAACCCGTCCGCAGCGCGCTTACCCGTCGCGTCTGCCGTGACGCCCAGGCTGGCGAGGCTCTTCTTCGCCTTGCCGACGCCGCTCTCGACGCCCTTGGAGTCGGCACTGATCTCGATCTGCGCCTTCAAATCACCGGCCATCGTCAACCACCTTTCAAGTTAGGGTGCCCGCCACGCGCCCCGAAAGAGGGCTCTGCGGGCTGTCGCGGTTGCTTTCATGGACTCGGCGACTCACGACTTAGGCCGAGTGGGGCCGGCAGACACAGCCGACCCCATTTGTTGATTTCAAACGGCAATCAAATGCCGGGAAGGCCAGCATCCATGCGGGCTTGCAGGGCGTTTCGGTCCGTTTTGAATTCATTCAAATGGACGATTTAATCCGTGCGTGCGGGAACCTGCGGTCTAGGTTTCATGGCCTTGCAGAGATCCGATCCCCCTCCGTCTCTCTCTTCGCGGGCCTTCTCGCCGTCATGACACTGCTTGCACATGGGCTGCCAGTTGGACTCATCCCAGAACAGCGACTCAATGCCCTTATGTGGCACCTTGTGGTCAACCACTGTGGCCCGTGTGATCTCGCCCTTGCGCTCGCAGTAGCAGCACAAGGGATGCGCCCTCAGGTAGCGCTCTCGTGCCTGCTGCCAGCGGTAGCCGTAGCCTCGGGCTGTTGAGCCTTCCTTGCCTGCTCTCCAACTGCCCGGAGCAAGTGTGAGGAGCGGGCTGCCAAGGGCCGAAACCCTTGGCTTGAGCCTGATGAGACGGACCACGGGTCACGGGACCGGGCACTGCACCGGATGGCCGAGCACAGCAACGGCCGAGATGAGCGCCGCCGATGCATTCCCGCTCGGGATGATCGTCATGCGCACATAGCGCTCGCCGCCCGTGTAGCCAAGTTTGCGGACCTGGTTGTCGCTGTCGTACCGGAAGCTCGCTAGAAACTCCGTGCCAATCATGTCCTTGTCGTACACGTCATAGGCCGTGCTCATATCCGATGTGGCTGAGTTCTCCAGCAGAACGGTGAACACCGCATCGGCGTCAGCGACCGAGCCAATGGCAATGCAGAAGGTGAGCGACCGATAGCCCAGCATGTCGATGACTTGGGACACGATCTGTGTGTTGTCGCTGACGCTGACCGGGCTGATGGCCCGACGGACATCGACGTTGTTGTACATATCTTTCATCGTTGTTCCCCTCGATCAGGCTGCAGAGAAGCGAACCAGCTTGATCGCTTCGAAGTTGGCGACAGCGCCACCGACACGCTGGTAGGCGTACAGGTTCACCTTGGGCTTGTTGGTGTACGGGTCCACCAGGAAGCGTGTGCCCAGACGACGAACGAACGTGTAGCCGCGCCGGAAGTTGCCGAAGGCGATCGACAGCGAGTTCGTCGCGATCGATGCCATCTGGTCGTCTTCGATCACGGGGTAGCCCAGCAGCGTGGACGGCAGGCCAGCCGTGGTCGACGCGGCCCAGAGCGATTCGCCGTCGGTCGTCTTGAGCTTGCGCAGCGTCGCCGCGGTGGAGCGGTTCATCACCCAGGAAGCGCCGGTGCGGTACTGCGGCTTGAGAGCGGCCACCGTGTCCACCAGAACGTCCGTCTTCGTGGTGCTGTTGAAAGCGCCATCGGTGCCGGTCGGCAGGTACTGCAGCGTGCCCCAGGGGCGCGTGGCATCAGCCGTGGCGGCGATCGGGTAGTTGGTGAACCCGGACGGTCTCGCGGCGCCGTCACCAGCGATGATCGACGCGCCGAACGAGAAGCCGAACTTCTCGCCGATCTTGGTGTTGAGCCAGTCCATCACGTTGAACGACGCGGTGTCGATTAGCTTCTGGCTCACGGCCGGCATCGCGTACACCTCATGCAGCGGCACGATGAACTTACCCAGGGCCGGCGCCGTGGTCTCGGAGCGACTGTCTAGCTCGCCCACCCAGGTGACGCCCACCTCGTCGCGGTCGACGATCTCTTCGAACTCGTCGGTCGGCTCGAGATCCACGAGGCGAACCGAACTCAGTAGCGGCGAGGTTTCGAGCATCACCCGCGTGACCTCGTCCGACATCTGAGGCAGCACCATGTAGCCGCCGGCCGGGTCGTTGCCGGTGTGCATGGCCTTGGCCTCGACGAAGTGCTTCTCAGCGCGGGCCTGGTCGCCTGCGATCAGGGCACGAGCGCCGAGATCGAGCGACTTGCGCTGAGCGTCCGACAGAGGCATCGGCGACGCGAAGCCGGCACCGGGGCGGTTCGACTTCTTGGCGAAGTCTTGAACCAACTGCCGCACTTCCTCGAATTCCTTGTCTTTCCTGTCGCGCCAAGCCTCAAGGGACTTGTTGCTTTTGTCGAGCTCTTCGGCGATGTCTGCAATCGTCATCATCACAATTTCCTTTCGATAACTTCCGTGGTGCGCCTCAGGAGCGCAGCGAGTTCGGACAGGTCATCGGAAGGAGCCGCAAGGGCTTTGAACCCCCGGGTTGCGATGGTGTTAGCTTCGCGCTTGCTGAATCCAAGCATGCGCAATGCCGCCTCCATCTCGCGGATGGTGCGGGGCTTCGACTGCGCTGGAGACGAACCAGGCGGCGGAGAAGAACCACATTCTTCGCGAGAGCAAACCGAGTGTCCCGATGACACGTCCGTTTCCTGCTCGCCTGTGGTCCCGCCACTGGTTGAGTAGGCTGAGGCCAGAGCATCCCGCTCGGCCTCGACGCTTGTATTGTAAGAGCTGCCGCTCATGTGTTCAATGGCCCGACGGCAATTGCAGCTCGATTCGACGCAGCAAATGCGTGTCGTTGCCTTGGGTATCGACAGTGACGACGCGCAGATGCGGGAAAGCACCGAACGTCATCTCGACGCGGATCTCGTGAGCATCGCGAAGACTGGCGCGCAGCGCCGGTACGTCTTCAGGTTGGACGAGCCCTTGCATGGTGATCAGCTCGCGAGCGGCCTGCATCAGGATGCCGACGCACTTGTCTTCGATGGTCTGTGGTGTGCTCATGTGGTTCTCGTTGAGGTCACGAATCGCAGCGTGCGATTCGAAAGACGGGCTTTGCACTTCCCACCCTTACGCCCTTACCGCCCTTACGACCTATCCATTCGGTAAGGGTCGTAAGGGCCGTTAGGTCTGTAGGTCCGTAAGGTAGGTAAGGTAAATGTTTAAGAGACATGCCAGTGCTCCCCGGCGAAGCGGACAAGCCCGCGATCAGCCATGCGCTTCAATCGTTCATAGGCAGAGACGCGGTGAATGCCGAGCGCTTCGCCGAGCTGAGGCCCTGTCATGCCGCCGGAGATCTCGAGGTGCTTCAGCACTTCTGCCTCGTTGGACGAGTAGCGCGGCCCGTTGACGAGCTGCCATCCCTGATCGACGCGCTCAATCGGGAAGGTGTCTTCATCACGTTCCCAGTCCCGACCTTGGATGTGCAGGGTGTACTCAGACCCCTTGCGGCTCATGATCCAGATCGAATCGCAGGCGCCAGCGATTGCGGCGGACCCGCTGATGCTGTCGATCGGGTCGTCACTGATGGACTTGCGCTTGTGGTGGACACAGACGATCGCTAGGCCCGGCCGATCTCGGCATAGCTGCTGCAGGGGGCCGAGTGCCTCGTAGTCAGCCGCATAGGCGTTCTGCTTCCCGGCGCCGGGATCTCGGAAGCGCTGCAGGGTGTCGATCACCACGAGCTTGATCTCGGGATCGCGGTCGAGCGTGTTGGCAATCTCATCGATGCCCAGCAGCCCGCGCGGCCAGCTCGTCGCGTACAGCAACCAGCCTGACTCGATGCCCACCGCGCCGGCTTGCTCCAGCTTGCGGCGCAGGCGCCTCTCGTTGGTCTCCAGGTCGATCATCAAGACCTTGGCGCGGGGTACGGACTGGCCCCACATCTCGCCGCCCTTGGTAACCGCGACGACGATCTGGAGCATCAGCGTCGACTTGCCGACCTTGGGGTTTGCTACGAGCAGGCCGAGGCCCTCGTATAGCCAGGTCGGTACGATGGCCCGCACAGGTGTTGGTGTCGTCATCAGCAGCCTCGCAGCGTCGTGAATCAACGGGGTGGCAATGCGCTTCGCCTGTGCCCTGCGATCGACCTTCTCCTGCGCTTCCTGCAACAGCGGCGTCGTCATCCGATGGCCTCATCTGCCAGCACATCAACGCGCTGTGCGGCCACAAGAAGGCGTTGCCGGTCTTCGGCGGTGAGGGGCTTGCCGTTGGCCAGGCCGCAGGCGGCCACGGCGACGAACGTGGCCTCGAACTGCAAGACGGCGAGGGCCTCCCGAGCACTCAGCGTGCGCGGCCTCTTCTTGGCCCATGCGCGCGACTCGACCGCGATCTTGTCGATGGCGGATTCGGCTGCGTAGACGGGCTCCATCAGCGGCCCTCCGTGCGGTCCAGGAAGGCGCTCACGCTGCGCAGATCGGGTGCGTACGCGGTACGGTCCCACCGAGCTATCAGGTAGCCGCCGCATGTCAGCCGATGCAGGGCGAAGCCCTTCAGCGCGAGGTGCGCCGCGAGCGTCGCGAACTTCTTGTCAACGTCGGCGCCGTCGCCGACAATCGGGGTGCGTTCTATCTCTAGCGCCCGGTCGGCTGCAACCGCTCCGGGCGCTTTTTCGTCCGGGCCGCTCATTGCGCCCCCGCGACGTTCGCGTGCCCAATGGCAAGAACCGCATCGTCGAACTGCTGTTCATCAACAAGCAATCGACCGGTTGGCATCAGGATCGCGCGCTTCTCGATAAGCGCTGGACGGTGCCGCCGCATGAACCATTGAAGGCTCGTTGGACTAGGGAAGATGTGACCGCGCGCGGCTTGATATTCCTCGGCGGTGATCAGTCGAGAAAGTAACGTGGTATCAGGTGCCAAAGCAAAACCCTCCAAAGCTAGCCAGCAAGACGGGCCGCCAGACCCGAAGTCACTGCGTATTGCTGTGACTTGCCGCGCAGTTTGGAGAGGGCTTGCTCTTTTGCCAGACTACCTAAGAAGCTTGTTTTTTCTTCTTAGGTTTGCTCCGCCTTTCTAGCGGGGAGTCCTTGAGGATGGCTGCAACATCATCTTTGGTGAGTTGATCGACTGGCCGCAGGACGGCGTTAGTAAAGCGCGCCGCAACGAGTGGAAGTTCGCTGTCAAACCTGCGCACAAAGTTGAAGCAGAGCCATCTGACAAAGGCGGCGACCTTTGGGCGGCTTTTTTGGCGCGTCACCGCACGCGGACCCAGCGATACAAGGTGCTTGTCTGCTAGTTCAACCGTCCGATCGAGCATTTCGCTGATAGACATGGAGTAGCCAAATCCAAGTCCCACGCCTTCGGTAGGAAGATCGCGCCAGCCGATCCAAAGCTGAGCAGGCGGCTCACAATTGCTGTTGAGCTGATACAGCGTCGCAGTCCCGGGTGGCAAGGAAGAAAGCTTGATCGCCTGCTTGAGACGCAAGGCAAGGTCTTTGACTCGCTCTACCTCTTTACGCTCAACCAGCGTCGGCTTGCGACGGGTCTCATTGCTCGCTCGCTCGACCGCATGGCAGATATCACTGAATACAGCCATTTGGATATCGCCAAATCGACGCAACTGACTCCACGCCTGTTTCGCTGATTCGTCGGATAGCAAACGGTCAGCAATTGATATCCATGCCGCGGGCGCCGAGCTGCGATGCTCTTCGGCCCACGTCGCAAGGGTCGGCGCTGGTTGAGGTTTTGTCATTTTGTTCTTTGCCGCTGCGGAGCTAAGAATCCACCGAAGACGGTATCCTGAAGCAACCCCCCAGACGTACCTCTCGGCGCCGCTTCAGTCTTGTTTGTCTTACCCACCTTTAATGCGCTTGGGAACTGCGGGCGGTCTTCATCTTCTGCGACTGTTCGCGCACAAAGACCAAGTCCTGATGAGCCAGGCTCAGGGCCTTCTCGAAGTATTCAGGATTCGCGATCTGGGCCGCACCAAAAAGCGCATCGTGCATGACGCTCACGAAGCCATTCGCGGCGCCTTGCCGGCTTTTCGTTTCGAAGTCTGTCTGTTCGTCTTTGATCCGCATCGCCTCTTTAAGGGCTTCTTGCAACACAAATCGGTTCCGGACTGAACTGTCGCGCGACAGCGCAGTGAACATCTCCCGCGCCGCACGGATCCCGGTCAGCTTGCCCTCGTAGAAGTGTTCTTCAGGAACATCGAAGAACGATACAAACAGCAGGCGCTTTCGCCGCGTGTAGGTTTCACTCACGAACGAAAACTGGTCATCTCGAACCAAGACGATGTTTGCTGGCACGGGGGCTAAAGTTTCGGAAGCCATGGTGTGCGATTCCTTTAAGGGTTGCACGTTAGGGTCAGCGGTCGGTCGGTGTGTCAGCACCTTCCGGCCGCGCTTGCACCAGGACCGCTGATGCGCCGGATGATCATCAACGAATGTCGCCAAGCACGCGATTGATGAGCTTGGTCTTGTGGTCGGTCGCGAGGTGGCTGTAGCGCTTCGTGACGCTCAACTGCCGGTGCCCCAGCACCTCGGCGATTTCCAGCAGCGTGGCGCCGTTCTGGGCCAGCGCAGAGGCGCATGAGTGCCGCAGGTCGTGAAACCTGAAGCTCTTGACGCCCGCGGCTTTCAGGGCGCGATCCCAAGCAGGATCGAAGTTATAGGCAATGTCAGGTCTGCGCGTCGAGGGGAAGACCAGCGCGTTCGCAGCGCCGGCATGCTTGGCCAGTTCGTCGACCACGGCGGGGACGAGTGGCAGCACCTTCTTGTCGCCGTTCTTGGACCGGTGCACGGCA is drawn from Methylibium petroleiphilum PM1 and contains these coding sequences:
- a CDS encoding anti-phage dCTP deaminase, with the protein product MLDQNADAGALAEAVQTPTHDACELVFGLVGPTGVDLSKVCTSLDTQLKGVGYKTEIVTLSELILPFRAKATAFKDEYERIDNLMTEGTALRRETDQADVVARLGLAKIRAIRTQMTGSPHRVPGHGVAYIVRSFKRPEEVELYRNVYGKAFTLISVYAPRESRKRNLARKLQGVIAEQGSSPEELAVRLITRDFTEDGKLGQKVSATFPLADFFVTSESRTQLDAALKRLVRLTFGDPYISPSRDEQGMFFAQAAALRSLDLSRQVGAAIVSQDGDIVTTGCNEVPKFGGGLYWEGDDGVTRDFEQGFDSNATIKKELVQDAVQRMRGNGWLSGTLKKLSDEELANQSLYGDEAFFRDSKLFDVIEFGRSVHAEMAAITQAARAGVPLAGTRLLCTTFPCHICARHIVASGIGEVVFIEPYEKSRTDQLFGDSISVEPHDPSPKRANFRSFVGVAPRRYMDYFSLGCDRKTKEGRILGPNAIASNPRIKRFVLTYLVVETKMIDDTKRPSLQLPLAEEGTS
- a CDS encoding DUF3568 family protein, giving the protein MSSNPGRILASWMRLLALVGMGASLSGCGALAITALGVGASAGVSHTASGTSYRTFTASATQVKAASLAALSKMGVTVEGIAKTESGELIKGNSADRSIEVELEAMSKSTTQMRASAKRNLFVHDAATAKEIVEQTERAMAAADKRAKAATTSYLVRASGSL
- a CDS encoding AAA family ATPase; this encodes MTTPLLQEAQEKVDRRAQAKRIATPLIHDAARLLMTTPTPVRAIVPTWLYEGLGLLVANPKVGKSTLMLQIVVAVTKGGEMWGQSVPRAKVLMIDLETNERRLRRKLEQAGAVGIESGWLLYATSWPRGLLGIDEIANTLDRDPEIKLVVIDTLQRFRDPGAGKQNAYAADYEALGPLQQLCRDRPGLAIVCVHHKRKSISDDPIDSISGSAAIAGACDSIWIMSRKGSEYTLHIQGRDWERDEDTFPIERVDQGWQLVNGPRYSSNEAEVLKHLEISGGMTGPQLGEALGIHRVSAYERLKRMADRGLVRFAGEHWHVS
- a CDS encoding phage major capsid protein: MMTIADIAEELDKSNKSLEAWRDRKDKEFEEVRQLVQDFAKKSNRPGAGFASPMPLSDAQRKSLDLGARALIAGDQARAEKHFVEAKAMHTGNDPAGGYMVLPQMSDEVTRVMLETSPLLSSVRLVDLEPTDEFEEIVDRDEVGVTWVGELDSRSETTAPALGKFIVPLHEVYAMPAVSQKLIDTASFNVMDWLNTKIGEKFGFSFGASIIAGDGAARPSGFTNYPIAATADATRPWGTLQYLPTGTDGAFNSTTKTDVLVDTVAALKPQYRTGASWVMNRSTAATLRKLKTTDGESLWAASTTAGLPSTLLGYPVIEDDQMASIATNSLSIAFGNFRRGYTFVRRLGTRFLVDPYTNKPKVNLYAYQRVGGAVANFEAIKLVRFSAA
- a CDS encoding HNH endonuclease signature motif containing protein translates to MVRLIRLKPRVSALGSPLLTLAPGSWRAGKEGSTARGYGYRWQQARERYLRAHPLCCYCERKGEITRATVVDHKVPHKGIESLFWDESNWQPMCKQCHDGEKAREERDGGGSDLCKAMKPRPQVPARTD